Proteins from one Hyperolius riggenbachi isolate aHypRig1 chromosome 4, aHypRig1.pri, whole genome shotgun sequence genomic window:
- the LOC137570869 gene encoding cystatin-2-like, with protein sequence MAAGTYLCIIAGLCFVSTIGQMAGGWRKRNTDDKAIIDVAKIAVTDYNHRSNDIYFIKFMKVISAQSQVVAGTNYDLHVKVGKTNCRKNGNAANADSNSCVVNQVLTCYFEVYQRSWENYNEVTKSSCS encoded by the exons ATGGCTGCTGGCACTTACCTATGCATCATTGCTGGACTATGTTTCGTATCTACTATTGGTCAAATGGCTGGAGGATGGAGAAAACGCAATACTGATGATAAAGCTATTATAGATGTTGCCAAAATTGCAGTTACTGACTACAATCATAGATCAAATGATATATATTTTATCAAGTTTATGAAGGTGATCTCAGCCCAGTCTCAG GTTGTTGCTGGGACAAATTATGACCTACATGTGAAAGTTGGAAAAACAAATTGCAGAAAAAATGGTAATGCCGCCAATGCTGATTCTAATTCCTGTGTGGTAAACCAG GTGCTCACATGCTATTTTGAAGTTTACCAGAGATCATGGGAGAATTATAATGAAGTGACAAAGTCTTCTTGCTCTTAA